The genome window AAGATTACGTATCTCCTCCACGACCACCTGCACATCCTTAAGCTTCAGCGGTACTTGATGCGCCCCATCCCACTCTACCAAATGCCTGCTCCGCGAGTCGCAAAATCTCTCAAATAGGCTCCGGTGGAGCTCTAAGCCCTTGTCGTTGAGGCCATGCACATGCAGGGTAGGAATACTTAGAATGTGTTCATTGCCGTAGAAACTGCGCTTGTCACTGTCCCTCCTGGGCCAGTCCGTGGTTTGCGATGCATCTGGGAGGGTTTGATCCGGCCACAAGTCGGGATCCAAAGAGACAAGAGGCGCTCGCCCTGCCAGAAGGATGCCAAATTGAAAGTTGAACCACTTGTCTTGCTCGAGGACTTGGTGTCGAAGTTGTTGTCTATACAGGATGCTAGCGGCTACTTTTGCACCCTGACTGAAGCCCAATATGCCGACCCATTCGCCAGTTGCGCCCGCTCGAGTATCAGAAGCCATGGCATCCATCAACGACCCATCGATTTGCTCAATTATGAAGTTGGGGTGCGCATTAGGCTGGTCAGGTAACCAGCGAAGCCAACGACGAAACGGACCCCATCCGCCGTAGGCCTGCGTAACATCGGGGCCCACTTGAGACTCGAATGGTGCTTCAGCAAAGATGAGGCGGTATTCCGACTTTAACTGCGCAACAATTCCGCGACATTGGGCGCGGAAAATACGTGCGTTGGTTCCTCCGCCATGGAGGCAAAGTATGCGAGGGAGGTGGCGTGTATGCTGGTCGGGCGCCGGGACTGAATGCATCGTGCCGGTGAACTGTTGAAGGTATAACTAAGAGACTCGAGGTTCTGACTATGCGACGCTCATTTTCATTGTCGCATTTATGAACAATATCCCCTGAAAGACGTTCTAGGATCAGCTCTCTCAAATCGGGAAACCAACCATTCAACAGCCCAATATGAAGAGCATCTCGCCTGTGCCTTCACTAATGTCCCGACCGAAACGACCCGAAGTCCTGCCAAAGAAAGCGCTAATTGGACTGAGGGGTGGTGATATAGGGTAACGGATAGGGAGAATATTTAGCAATAGCCTTATCACGCGAGTGACCCCATTGATCAATTTTCGCTCCTCTTCGCCAATTCTCCAGTAGCTTACTTCTTCCCAGTCATTCTGATAACGACTGTCTCACGAAAATAATGCCTTCCGTCCAAGATCTGCCAGACTTTTACTTGCCTCTCATAGACATTACACCGTTCCGTGAGAATCCCAAGAGCGATGCCGCTCAGCAAGTTATTGACGATGTCCGGCGAGCGTGTCGATCGACGGGATTCTTCCAAATGAAAGGCCACGGTGTGTCCCTAGAGCTGCAGAAGCGCGTGTTTGAAGCCTCGGCCAAATTCTTTGCTCTTCCTGCAAAGGAAAAACTTCGGCTTGATGCGAGAAAGAACCCTGGTTTTCGAGGCTACGATGTCATGGGCTCACAGTCCTATgagacggaggaagaagaacaggaCGGAATCTTGCGAGACGTCAAGGAGGGGTTTTTCATCTCCAAAGAAATGCCCATGGATCACCCTCGTGTCATCCAGGGCCGCTTCCTAGAAGGCCCAAATGTCTGGCCATCGTCTGACCTTCTTCCGGTCGCCGACTTTCGCTCTATCACAGAACACTATTATCTCGAGATGCTACGGGTCTCCCGCATCGTTTTTGGCCTCCTCGCCGCCACCCTGCCCTGCGGATCGGACTGCTTCGATGATCTACAGGCCAAAGACCCCATGTGGCTCCTTCGCCTGCTGCACTACCCGCCCACACCAGGTTCGCAGGGAACGGCCAAGATGCAGCTTGGTGCTGGCGAGCACACCGATTTCGGCGCCATCACCCTGCTGGTTCAGGACGAGCATCCCGGGCTCCAGGTCAAAGATTACAAGACGGACCAGTGGGTTGACGTGCCGCCCAACCCAGATGTCTATATTGTCAACCTGGGCGACGTTATGTCGCTGCTTACAGGAGGCGAGTATCGCAGCAGCCTCCACCGTGTTTGGAACAAGAGCAGTGACGACAGGTATAGCATTGTATTCTTCTTTGATGGTAACCTAGATACCAAGCTAAAGCCTCTCGACGGGCTGCCGGTGCAGTTACAGTCTTCCGCTGACTTCTTGACCGTGGAAGAACATGTTAGATATCGCATG of Aspergillus luchuensis IFO 4308 DNA, chromosome 7, nearly complete sequence contains these proteins:
- a CDS encoding uncharacterized protein (COG:S;~EggNog:ENOG410PIW7;~InterPro:IPR005645,IPR029058;~PFAM:PF03959;~antiSMASH:Cluster_7.5), producing MHSVPAPDQHTRHLPRILCLHGGGTNARIFRAQCRGIVAQLKSEYRLIFAEAPFESQVGPDVTQAYGGWGPFRRWLRWLPDQPNAHPNFIIEQIDGSLMDAMASDTRAGATGEWVGILGFSQGAKVAASILYRQQLRHQVLEQDKWFNFQFGILLAGRAPLVSLDPDLWPDQTLPDASQTTDWPRRDSDKRSFYGNEHILSIPTLHVHGLNDKGLELHRSLFERFCDSRSRHLVEWDGAHQVPLKLKDVQVVVEEIRNLAAGATADTTYNQL
- a CDS encoding isopenicillin N synthase family dioxygenase (COG:Q;~EggNog:ENOG410PIRX;~InterPro:IPR026992,IPR027443,IPR005123;~PFAM:PF03171,PF14226;~antiSMASH:Cluster_7.5;~go_function: GO:0016491 - oxidoreductase activity [Evidence IEA];~go_process: GO:0055114 - oxidation-reduction process [Evidence IEA]), which encodes MPSVQDLPDFYLPLIDITPFRENPKSDAAQQVIDDVRRACRSTGFFQMKGHGVSLELQKRVFEASAKFFALPAKEKLRLDARKNPGFRGYDVMGSQSYETEEEEQDGILRDVKEGFFISKEMPMDHPRVIQGRFLEGPNVWPSSDLLPVADFRSITEHYYLEMLRVSRIVFGLLAATLPCGSDCFDDLQAKDPMWLLRLLHYPPTPGSQGTAKMQLGAGEHTDFGAITLLVQDEHPGLQVKDYKTDQWVDVPPNPDVYIVNLGDVMSLLTGGEYRSSLHRVWNKSSDDRYSIVFFFDGNLDTKLKPLDGLPVQLQSSADFLTVEEHVRYRMTGSYSIVKN